In one Sphingobium sp. MI1205 genomic region, the following are encoded:
- a CDS encoding DUF1465 family protein, which produces MSRAVTLDRGLHRRLVDGLYLEAMVMADEARAYFDLRDTDEPELEDPLRRVSFACESLKVTTRLMHIIAWLLSQRAWQRGEIADAELADEKYRLGRATNTDPEIVASFPFAARALIEASQDLYDRVARLQDRMDRMAGSRGQRESSPARALMDRLNTAF; this is translated from the coding sequence ATGTCTCGTGCCGTCACTCTTGACCGTGGCCTGCATCGACGTCTGGTCGATGGCCTTTATCTGGAAGCCATGGTCATGGCGGACGAAGCCCGCGCCTATTTCGATCTGCGCGACACGGATGAGCCGGAATTGGAAGATCCCCTCCGCCGGGTTTCCTTTGCATGCGAATCGCTCAAGGTCACGACACGGCTGATGCACATAATCGCCTGGTTGCTGAGTCAGCGGGCATGGCAGCGCGGCGAGATCGCAGATGCGGAGTTGGCGGACGAAAAATACCGGCTTGGCCGCGCGACCAATACTGATCCCGAGATCGTGGCGTCTTTCCCTTTTGCAGCACGCGCACTCATCGAGGCGAGCCAGGACCTCTATGATAGGGTTGCGCGCCTGCAGGATCGAATGGATCGGATGGCCGGTTCGCGTGGCCAGCGGGAAAGCAGCCCGGCTCGCGCATTGATGGACCGGCTGAACACAGCCTTTTGA
- a CDS encoding YdcH family protein, protein MRRLELLRVEHRDLDDAIAALVESGGRDQMQVARLKKRKLRLRDEIALLEDALVPDIIA, encoded by the coding sequence ATGCGACGGCTGGAACTGCTGCGAGTCGAGCATCGCGATCTCGATGACGCCATAGCCGCGCTTGTCGAAAGTGGAGGCCGCGACCAGATGCAGGTTGCACGCCTCAAGAAGCGCAAGCTGCGTCTGCGTGACGAAATCGCTTTGCTTGAGGATGCACTTGTCCCCGACATCATCGCTTGA
- a CDS encoding YdcH family protein produces the protein MENSHISALSAKHAGLEARIKAESSRPMPDAILVASLKKQKLRLKEEMSRN, from the coding sequence ATGGAAAATAGCCACATTTCAGCTCTTTCGGCCAAGCATGCAGGGCTTGAGGCTCGAATTAAGGCGGAGTCGAGTCGGCCGATGCCGGACGCTATCCTGGTCGCCTCGCTCAAGAAGCAAAAATTGCGGCTGAAAGAGGAAATGTCGCGGAACTGA
- a CDS encoding PilZ domain-containing protein, translated as MDSDQGMAERGPARSGPRDSLFLLTNLKSSEGTPLGRARVRNLSATGLMADCERPVPAGAVIMLELRGVGRVNGKVVWSREDKIGVAFDEEIDPQLARKPVSAGARERAPTYLRLHQIGR; from the coding sequence ATGGATAGCGATCAGGGAATGGCGGAACGAGGTCCGGCTCGGTCGGGTCCGCGTGACAGCCTGTTCCTGCTCACCAATTTGAAATCGAGCGAGGGGACGCCGCTTGGTCGTGCGCGCGTGCGCAACCTTTCCGCGACCGGTCTGATGGCCGATTGCGAACGGCCAGTGCCCGCGGGCGCGGTCATCATGCTGGAGCTACGCGGCGTGGGCCGTGTCAACGGCAAGGTGGTTTGGTCTCGCGAGGATAAGATCGGCGTCGCCTTCGACGAAGAAATCGACCCGCAACTCGCTCGCAAACCGGTATCTGCCGGGGCGCGCGAACGCGCACCCACCTATCTTCGTCTGCATCAAATCGGTCGGTAA
- the dksA gene encoding RNA polymerase-binding protein DksA, which produces MASVLNSDKDGQNPPKSAVILPPDYRPSPDEEFMNPMQLEYFRRRLWDWKKQILTEAEGTLAVLQNEPLREPDLNDRASSETDWSIELRTRDRQRKLISKIDAALRRIDEGEYGYCEVTGEPISLGRLEARPIATMTVEAQERHERQEKVSRDD; this is translated from the coding sequence ATGGCATCGGTCCTGAATTCCGATAAAGACGGCCAAAATCCGCCGAAATCGGCTGTAATACTTCCCCCCGACTATCGCCCTTCGCCTGATGAAGAGTTCATGAATCCCATGCAGCTCGAATATTTCCGGCGGCGGCTATGGGACTGGAAGAAACAGATCCTGACAGAGGCGGAAGGCACACTTGCCGTTTTGCAGAATGAACCGCTCCGCGAACCCGATCTGAATGATCGAGCGTCAAGCGAGACGGATTGGTCCATCGAACTGCGCACCCGCGATCGCCAACGCAAGCTGATCTCCAAGATCGACGCCGCGTTGCGCCGTATTGACGAGGGCGAATATGGATATTGCGAAGTGACCGGCGAACCGATCTCGCTCGGACGCCTGGAGGCGCGGCCAATCGCAACCATGACGGTCGAGGCGCAGGAGCGGCATGAGCGTCAGGAAAAGGTTTCGCGCGACGATTAA
- a CDS encoding host attachment family protein, whose translation MWIDHGAMVLVADGRKMLVFRNKGDRTNPNLEAETVKVQDNPYDRDQASDAPGRAFNSVGSRRSAMEQTDFHELEETRFAAEAADLLKRGALSNDYEKLIVVAPPTALGEMRKRYHKEVQSRLVGEIAKDLANHPVPEIERIIAQS comes from the coding sequence ATGTGGATTGATCACGGCGCGATGGTGTTGGTCGCCGATGGGCGCAAGATGCTCGTGTTCAGGAACAAAGGCGATCGCACGAATCCAAATCTGGAAGCCGAAACGGTGAAGGTGCAGGATAATCCCTATGACAGGGATCAGGCGTCTGACGCGCCGGGTCGGGCATTCAATTCAGTGGGCAGCCGACGTAGCGCCATGGAGCAAACCGACTTTCATGAGTTGGAGGAGACTCGCTTCGCGGCGGAAGCCGCCGATCTGCTCAAACGGGGCGCCCTTTCCAACGATTATGAAAAGCTGATCGTCGTCGCGCCGCCCACGGCCCTGGGCGAAATGCGCAAGCGCTATCACAAGGAAGTGCAGAGCCGCCTGGTGGGAGAGATCGCCAAGGATTTGGCCAATCATCCAGTGCCCGAGATTGAGCGGATCATCGCCCAGAGTTGA
- the serS gene encoding serine--tRNA ligase, producing MHDIRFIRENPAAFDAGLARRSLSPLSAEILALDERSRALKTELQQGQARRNEASKAIGAAMAAKDMEKAEALKAEVAALKESMPALENEDRDVGERLHAMLAAIPNLPAADVPEGEDEAANVEVARWGQPRQFTFAPQDHADFGPALGLDFEAAAALSGARFAALRGQMARLHRALAQYMLDRQSGENGYEEVNPPLLVRDEALFGTGQLPKFAEDLFRTTDGRWLIPTAEVSLTNLVREQIVAADSLPLRFTALTPCFRSEAGSAGRDTRGFIRQHQFEKVELVAICKPEESDAEHERMSAAAEGVLQALSLPYRKMLLCTGDMGFSAAKTYDLEVWLPSQQTYREISSVSNCGDFQARRMNARYKPEGEKQTRFLHTLNGSGLAVGRTLVAVLENYQQEDGSVIVPEVLLPYMGGTTRLIPR from the coding sequence ATGCATGACATCCGCTTCATCCGCGAAAATCCCGCAGCTTTCGACGCAGGTCTCGCCCGCCGCAGTCTTTCCCCGCTGAGCGCCGAGATATTGGCGCTCGACGAACGCAGCCGCGCCCTCAAGACGGAACTGCAGCAGGGCCAGGCTCGGCGCAACGAGGCGAGCAAGGCGATCGGCGCAGCGATGGCGGCAAAGGACATGGAGAAAGCCGAGGCACTGAAGGCCGAGGTCGCTGCGCTCAAGGAAAGCATGCCCGCGCTGGAGAATGAAGACCGGGATGTGGGCGAACGCCTGCACGCGATGCTGGCGGCCATCCCCAACCTGCCCGCCGCTGATGTACCGGAAGGCGAAGACGAGGCGGCCAATGTGGAGGTTGCGCGCTGGGGCCAGCCACGGCAATTCACCTTCGCACCGCAGGATCATGCCGACTTCGGCCCCGCACTGGGGCTGGATTTCGAAGCCGCCGCCGCGTTGTCGGGGGCGCGCTTTGCGGCTCTGCGCGGTCAGATGGCGCGGCTGCACCGGGCACTGGCGCAATATATGCTGGATCGTCAGTCCGGCGAAAATGGCTATGAGGAAGTGAATCCCCCGCTGCTGGTGCGGGACGAGGCGCTGTTCGGCACCGGGCAGCTTCCCAAGTTCGCCGAGGATCTGTTCCGTACGACAGACGGGCGCTGGCTTATCCCCACGGCCGAGGTGAGCCTTACCAATCTGGTGCGCGAACAGATCGTGGCAGCCGATAGCTTGCCGCTGCGGTTCACGGCCTTGACCCCCTGTTTCCGTTCGGAAGCAGGATCCGCAGGGCGCGACACGCGCGGCTTCATCCGCCAGCATCAGTTCGAAAAGGTGGAACTGGTCGCGATCTGCAAGCCCGAGGAATCGGATGCGGAGCATGAACGTATGTCCGCAGCGGCCGAAGGCGTCCTCCAGGCACTGAGCCTGCCCTATCGCAAAATGCTGCTGTGCACCGGCGACATGGGCTTTTCCGCCGCCAAGACTTATGACCTGGAAGTCTGGCTGCCCAGCCAGCAGACCTATCGGGAAATCAGCTCGGTCTCCAACTGCGGTGACTTCCAGGCGCGTCGGATGAACGCGCGCTACAAGCCCGAAGGCGAAAAGCAGACACGCTTCCTGCACACGCTGAACGGATCGGGGCTGGCGGTCGGCCGCACGCTGGTCGCGGTACTCGAAAATTACCAGCAGGAGGATGGCAGCGTGATCGTGCCGGAAGTGTTGCTGCCCTATATGGGCGGGACTACGCGGCTCATTCCCCGCTGA
- the surE gene encoding 5'/3'-nucleotidase SurE, with amino-acid sequence MRILLTNDDGVHAPGLKVLEEIARTLSDDIWILAPSEEQSGAGHSLTLTRPLRIHQLGERHYSVTGTPTDAVMMAIGQLMKDARPDLVLSGVNRGANLAEDVTYSGTVSAAMEGAISGIKSIALSQVYPREGMGDAVPFATARAWGEKVLRPLIAMPASPRLLFNVNFPAIDPQAVKGIRVARQGFHDIDRTRIVEGTDPRGYHYYWFGLGSSSAVPEGSDLAAIAEGYVTVTPLHYDLTQDSAMAATARLFEQ; translated from the coding sequence ATGCGTATTCTGCTCACCAATGATGACGGCGTGCATGCGCCCGGCCTGAAGGTGCTGGAGGAAATTGCGCGGACGCTGTCCGACGATATCTGGATCTTGGCTCCGTCGGAGGAGCAGTCGGGCGCCGGCCACAGCCTGACGCTGACGCGCCCTCTGCGCATTCACCAACTTGGCGAGCGGCATTATAGCGTCACTGGAACGCCGACTGACGCCGTGATGATGGCGATCGGACAGCTGATGAAGGACGCCAGGCCGGATCTGGTTCTTTCCGGCGTCAACCGTGGGGCTAACCTGGCCGAGGATGTGACATATTCCGGCACCGTCTCCGCCGCGATGGAAGGGGCCATCTCAGGCATCAAGTCGATAGCCCTGAGCCAGGTTTACCCACGCGAGGGGATGGGCGACGCTGTCCCGTTCGCCACGGCCCGCGCTTGGGGAGAAAAGGTGCTGCGGCCACTGATCGCCATGCCAGCAAGCCCGCGCCTGCTGTTCAACGTGAACTTCCCGGCTATCGATCCTCAAGCAGTGAAGGGCATCCGCGTTGCGCGGCAGGGATTTCACGACATTGATCGGACACGTATCGTGGAAGGGACCGATCCGCGTGGATATCACTATTACTGGTTCGGCCTGGGAAGCAGTTCAGCCGTGCCCGAGGGCAGCGACCTGGCAGCGATCGCGGAGGGATATGTGACGGTGACACCGCTCCATTACGATCTGACGCAGGATAGCGCGATGGCCGCCACGGCCCGACTGTTTGAGCAGTGA
- a CDS encoding potassium channel family protein — MRINPARLPMAQTGFLRRRSAIPIWADLAWRVALVFGLIAVVLALHWLGRDGLKDNLDNQISFIDVLYFTTVTVTTVGYGDIVPVSPEARLFEALLVTPIRLFVWLIFLGTAYNLFLRNIFYRWRMARIQADLHNHIVVTGFGTSGGEAVRELLARGVDPREIVVIDPQEKPLMEAEDLGCNVMCGDSTRDRTLKDVAIDRARTMIVSAGRDDTSILITLTARHLAPRLPISIVVRNEDNELPARQAGATTVINPVSFAGLLLAGSTSGPHIADYMADLAASGGRVKLNERKVLPEEIGKPLSAITTGLGLRIHRAAHMVGFWEEGARKLEPGDLIIEIVQGDAVGE; from the coding sequence ATGAGGATCAATCCCGCCCGCCTTCCAATGGCTCAGACAGGCTTTTTGCGGCGGCGATCGGCGATACCGATATGGGCAGACCTCGCGTGGCGGGTGGCGCTGGTCTTCGGGCTGATCGCGGTGGTTCTGGCGCTGCACTGGCTTGGGAGAGACGGGCTAAAGGACAACCTGGATAACCAGATCAGCTTCATCGACGTTCTCTATTTCACGACCGTCACGGTAACCACGGTAGGCTATGGCGACATCGTGCCGGTCAGCCCGGAAGCACGCCTGTTCGAAGCTCTGCTGGTGACTCCGATACGGCTCTTCGTCTGGCTGATCTTCCTCGGCACGGCCTATAATCTTTTCCTCCGCAATATTTTCTACAGGTGGCGCATGGCGCGTATTCAGGCTGATCTGCATAATCATATCGTCGTCACCGGGTTTGGTACGAGTGGCGGTGAGGCAGTGCGCGAACTGCTCGCACGTGGCGTCGATCCGCGCGAGATTGTCGTGATCGATCCCCAGGAAAAGCCGCTGATGGAGGCCGAGGATCTTGGCTGCAATGTCATGTGCGGCGATTCGACGCGCGACAGGACATTGAAGGATGTCGCGATCGACCGCGCGCGCACCATGATAGTGTCGGCGGGACGCGACGACACCTCCATCCTGATCACGCTTACAGCACGGCACCTCGCGCCGCGCCTGCCGATCAGCATCGTCGTGCGCAATGAGGATAACGAACTCCCTGCACGGCAGGCGGGGGCGACAACCGTGATCAATCCGGTCAGCTTTGCCGGGCTGCTGCTGGCAGGCAGCACGAGCGGGCCTCACATTGCCGATTATATGGCAGACCTGGCTGCGTCAGGCGGGCGAGTGAAGCTGAACGAGCGAAAGGTGCTGCCGGAAGAAATCGGCAAGCCTCTATCCGCCATCACGACTGGGTTGGGCCTGCGCATCCATCGGGCCGCACATATGGTCGGCTTCTGGGAAGAAGGCGCCCGCAAACTGGAACCGGGCGACCTTATCATCGAGATCGTTCAAGGGGATGCAGTCGGCGAATAG
- the rimO gene encoding 30S ribosomal protein S12 methylthiotransferase RimO produces MCAPIMATKIPEPPKVGMVSLGCPKALVDSERILTKLRSDGYQMSADYAGADVVLVNTCGFLDSAKAESLEAIGEAIAENGRVIVTGCMGNEAELIRQKFPQVLAVTGAHQYEQVVNAVHEASPPVPNAFVDLVPEGGLKLTPRHYSYLKISEGCNHRCSFCIIPSIRGDLVSRRVDAVLREAEKLVHAGTKELLVISQDTSAYGVDTRHEPRNWKGREVRAHMTDLARELGQLRTAEGHAPWVRLHYVYPYPHVDHVIPLMAEGLLTPYLDIPFQHASPNVLKAMKRPANEAKVLDRIRKWRGICPDISIRSSFVVGFPGETEADFQYLLDWLDEAQLDRVGAFRFEPVEGAAANDLPGAVPEAVKEERYQRIMEKTAAISAAKLAAKVGRVLPVILDEVGEPDEDGSIGATARSQADAPEIDGNVFLRDVGEGRKAGDVFDVRIEDADEHDLYGVPVA; encoded by the coding sequence ATGTGCGCGCCGATCATGGCAACCAAAATTCCCGAACCGCCGAAGGTCGGCATGGTGTCTCTGGGCTGTCCCAAGGCACTGGTCGATAGCGAGCGCATCCTTACCAAGCTGCGGTCTGACGGATATCAGATGTCCGCCGATTATGCGGGGGCTGACGTCGTGCTGGTCAACACCTGCGGTTTCCTCGATTCGGCTAAGGCAGAATCGCTTGAGGCGATCGGCGAGGCGATTGCCGAAAATGGCCGCGTCATCGTTACCGGCTGCATGGGCAATGAGGCGGAGTTGATCCGCCAGAAATTCCCCCAGGTGCTGGCGGTCACTGGCGCGCATCAATATGAACAGGTGGTCAACGCCGTGCATGAGGCTTCACCGCCCGTGCCCAATGCCTTTGTCGATCTGGTGCCCGAAGGCGGCCTGAAGCTGACACCCCGGCATTACAGCTATCTGAAGATCTCGGAAGGCTGCAACCATCGCTGTTCCTTCTGCATCATCCCTTCGATCCGTGGCGACCTGGTTTCGCGGCGCGTGGACGCGGTGCTGCGTGAAGCGGAAAAACTGGTACATGCCGGGACGAAGGAACTGCTGGTCATCAGCCAGGACACATCGGCCTATGGCGTCGATACCCGGCACGAGCCGCGCAATTGGAAGGGCCGCGAAGTCCGCGCGCACATGACCGACCTAGCCCGTGAACTTGGTCAATTGCGCACGGCCGAAGGTCATGCGCCTTGGGTGCGCCTGCACTATGTCTACCCCTACCCCCATGTGGATCATGTGATCCCGCTGATGGCCGAGGGGCTGCTGACCCCCTATCTCGACATTCCGTTTCAGCATGCATCCCCCAACGTGCTGAAAGCCATGAAACGCCCGGCGAACGAGGCCAAGGTGCTGGACCGTATCCGCAAGTGGCGAGGCATTTGCCCCGACATCTCGATCCGGTCATCTTTCGTCGTCGGCTTCCCCGGCGAGACGGAAGCGGACTTCCAATATCTACTCGACTGGCTGGATGAGGCGCAATTGGACCGCGTAGGCGCTTTCCGCTTCGAACCGGTCGAGGGCGCCGCTGCCAATGATCTGCCCGGCGCGGTTCCAGAAGCGGTGAAGGAAGAGCGTTACCAGCGGATCATGGAAAAGACCGCCGCGATCAGCGCCGCGAAGCTGGCCGCGAAAGTCGGGCGGGTGCTGCCCGTCATTCTGGATGAGGTCGGCGAACCGGACGAAGATGGATCGATCGGCGCAACCGCGCGGAGCCAGGCGGATGCGCCGGAGATCGACGGCAATGTCTTCCTTCGCGATGTCGGCGAGGGCCGGAAAGCGGGCGACGTCTTCGATGTAAGGATCGAAGATGCCGACGAGCACGATCTTTACGGGGTGCCCGTCGCATAA
- a CDS encoding DUF4163 domain-containing protein: MPDIVAKFRKDMNTGKADALKMAADDRKSAQQSGYPFHAHSLETRWTVAADTPRFLSLQSSRYTYTGGAHGMTGYDTLLWDKARNRETSMRAVMTSPSAFAAAIRDPFCSGLDQARAKKRGGPIMRGDDPFTECVDPMKETLVPVSKDGELIDAIKVVIGPYSAGPYSEGTYEVHLPVDAAMRKVIKTEYQDAFVTR, from the coding sequence GTGCCAGACATCGTAGCCAAGTTTCGCAAGGATATGAACACCGGCAAGGCCGACGCGTTGAAAATGGCCGCAGATGATCGCAAGTCAGCCCAGCAGTCCGGCTATCCCTTCCATGCCCATAGTCTTGAAACGCGCTGGACCGTCGCTGCGGACACGCCGCGGTTCCTGTCTTTGCAGTCGAGCCGTTACACCTACACCGGCGGCGCGCATGGCATGACCGGCTATGATACGCTGCTCTGGGACAAGGCGCGCAATCGCGAGACGAGCATGCGAGCCGTGATGACGTCCCCGTCCGCTTTCGCGGCAGCGATACGCGATCCTTTTTGTTCCGGCCTTGACCAAGCCCGAGCGAAAAAGCGCGGTGGGCCTATAATGCGTGGCGATGACCCCTTCACCGAATGCGTCGATCCGATGAAGGAAACATTGGTGCCTGTTTCCAAGGACGGCGAACTGATCGACGCCATCAAAGTCGTGATTGGCCCTTATAGCGCCGGACCCTATTCAGAAGGCACCTACGAAGTCCATCTGCCAGTGGATGCTGCGATGCGCAAAGTCATCAAGACCGAATATCAGGATGCCTTCGTCACCAGATAG
- a CDS encoding leucyl aminopeptidase family protein, protein MTDYSNLLKADNNQPAHMIHLVDAESFEPWLNAQPERVREITSAQKFAGKGYEHAIIPGDGSAEWSVVAGVANRSKLSSWCLAKLAEVLPEGQYRLADAKAGPAMLGWLTAQYRFDRYRRDENSTGPRVLLTEEIAQIDPAVRLAEAVALVRDLVNIPAGDMGPAQLEAETAKIAENFGARFSVIKGDPLEQGFPMIHAVGRAADKAFAPRLIELHWGDPAHPRIAIIGKGICFDSGGLDIKPSSAMRLMKKDMGGAAHALALARLIMGARLPVRLHLLIPAAENAVGGNAFRPGDILRSRKGLTVEIGNTDAEGRLVLADALALAGEGEPELVIDYATLTGAARVAVGPDLPALFTNDEGLAADMDAAGGEVDDPTWRLPLWDGYAEMLKSDIADINNAGEGGFAGAITAALFLKRFVPDQAKWMHLDTFAWRPAPRPGRPKGGEALGLRAVFHLLQQRYGNSAQK, encoded by the coding sequence ATGACCGATTATTCAAACCTGCTCAAAGCGGACAACAATCAGCCCGCGCATATGATCCATCTCGTCGATGCGGAGAGCTTCGAACCCTGGCTCAACGCCCAACCAGAGCGGGTGCGCGAGATCACCTCCGCGCAGAAATTTGCGGGAAAGGGCTACGAGCATGCAATTATTCCGGGCGATGGTTCTGCCGAGTGGTCGGTCGTAGCGGGTGTCGCCAACCGTTCGAAACTGAGCAGTTGGTGCCTCGCCAAACTAGCGGAGGTTCTTCCGGAAGGGCAGTATCGGCTCGCAGACGCCAAAGCCGGGCCAGCGATGCTGGGATGGCTGACCGCGCAATATCGCTTCGACCGCTATCGCCGCGATGAAAATTCAACCGGCCCGCGCGTGCTGCTGACGGAAGAGATTGCCCAGATCGATCCGGCAGTCCGGCTGGCAGAAGCCGTCGCGCTGGTGCGGGATCTTGTCAACATACCGGCGGGGGACATGGGTCCAGCGCAACTCGAAGCTGAAACGGCGAAGATAGCCGAGAATTTCGGCGCGCGCTTCAGCGTCATCAAGGGCGATCCGCTCGAACAGGGTTTTCCGATGATCCATGCTGTCGGCCGCGCGGCCGACAAGGCGTTCGCACCCCGCCTTATCGAACTGCATTGGGGCGATCCCGCGCACCCCCGCATCGCCATTATCGGCAAAGGCATCTGCTTCGACAGCGGCGGGCTGGATATCAAGCCTTCCTCGGCCATGCGCCTTATGAAGAAGGACATGGGCGGGGCGGCGCACGCATTGGCGCTTGCCAGACTGATCATGGGCGCGCGCCTGCCCGTGCGGCTGCACCTGTTGATTCCGGCGGCGGAAAATGCGGTGGGCGGCAATGCATTCCGGCCGGGCGACATCCTGCGCAGCCGCAAGGGGTTGACGGTAGAGATCGGCAACACCGACGCGGAAGGGCGGCTGGTGCTGGCCGATGCTCTGGCCTTGGCTGGAGAGGGCGAGCCGGAACTGGTCATTGATTATGCAACGCTTACCGGCGCGGCACGCGTCGCGGTGGGCCCCGATCTCCCCGCCCTTTTCACGAATGATGAAGGGCTGGCCGCCGACATGGACGCCGCTGGCGGTGAGGTAGACGATCCGACTTGGCGGCTGCCGCTCTGGGACGGCTATGCTGAAATGCTCAAGTCAGACATCGCCGACATCAACAATGCAGGCGAAGGTGGCTTTGCCGGCGCCATTACCGCAGCCCTCTTCCTCAAGCGCTTCGTCCCCGACCAGGCAAAATGGATGCATCTGGACACTTTCGCCTGGCGCCCTGCCCCCCGACCTGGCAGGCCCAAGGGCGGCGAAGCGCTGGGATTGCGGGCGGTTTTCCATCTGCTTCAACAACGCTATGGGAATTCAGCGCAGAAATGA
- a CDS encoding MarR family winged helix-turn-helix transcriptional regulator: MDVSPAQDQTTELNRPGLKPLGQWMRTLVDYVRSGRPDLTNRQMALMMTVYIMSGPHTVRGLAEALHVSKPVITRALNKLSALGYLRRERDAADRRNIFITRTPKGAEFLDAFHHFIAGTGRDERHDLSSAEHTT; this comes from the coding sequence ATGGATGTCTCCCCTGCACAGGATCAGACGACTGAGCTGAACCGCCCGGGTCTGAAGCCGCTTGGCCAATGGATGCGCACGCTGGTCGATTATGTGCGATCCGGCAGGCCCGATCTTACCAATCGCCAGATGGCGCTGATGATGACTGTCTACATCATGTCAGGGCCTCACACAGTCAGGGGACTCGCCGAAGCGCTGCACGTTTCCAAGCCGGTCATTACGCGCGCGCTCAACAAGCTATCAGCGCTGGGATATCTCCGTCGCGAGCGGGATGCCGCCGATCGGCGTAATATTTTCATCACACGGACCCCCAAGGGGGCGGAATTCCTTGACGCCTTTCACCATTTCATCGCAGGAACCGGCCGCGATGAACGCCATGACCTCTCCTCTGCGGAACACACCACCTGA
- a CDS encoding C40 family peptidase: MNAMTSPLRNTPPERIRFKLDGRSVKLDSRVHAARGDLADLSLAGVLFSAHYARAIELTCVAAGAPLLSAPSITATAVSELLRGESFHALDVTTDWAWGFCGHDGYVGYVRRDALDIHEETNHRVFAGTAPLFSASDIKSPVRDYWPGGALFRGEAQDCFIACAEGYVHERHAVSVDALETDWVAVALRYLGQPYVWGGRGHRGIDCSGLVQVALGQCGIKAPRDTDLQRDAIGSSLPSDEAAKRGDFIFFPGHVGIMTDGENLLHANAHWMAVVIEPLADVVARLASDHAQPIISRRRIGA; encoded by the coding sequence ATGAACGCCATGACCTCTCCTCTGCGGAACACACCACCTGAACGCATCCGGTTCAAACTGGATGGACGCTCTGTAAAGCTCGACAGCCGCGTTCACGCGGCGCGCGGTGACTTGGCGGATCTGTCGCTGGCGGGTGTGCTGTTTTCGGCGCATTACGCTCGGGCGATCGAATTAACCTGCGTCGCCGCCGGCGCTCCGCTGCTTTCCGCGCCATCCATTACCGCAACCGCAGTCAGCGAATTGCTGCGGGGCGAAAGCTTCCATGCGCTGGACGTAACCACCGACTGGGCCTGGGGCTTCTGCGGGCATGACGGCTATGTCGGCTACGTGCGGCGCGATGCGCTCGACATCCACGAGGAAACGAATCATCGCGTGTTCGCGGGGACCGCACCCCTGTTCAGCGCGTCAGACATCAAATCGCCGGTACGCGACTACTGGCCGGGGGGCGCCTTGTTCCGGGGAGAAGCCCAGGATTGCTTCATCGCCTGCGCCGAAGGCTATGTGCATGAGCGGCACGCCGTGAGCGTCGATGCGCTGGAGACAGATTGGGTCGCGGTAGCGCTGCGCTATCTTGGACAGCCCTATGTCTGGGGCGGACGTGGCCATCGCGGCATCGACTGTTCGGGGCTTGTGCAGGTAGCGTTGGGCCAATGCGGGATCAAGGCGCCCAGGGACACCGACCTCCAACGCGATGCAATCGGCAGCTCCCTTCCTTCGGACGAAGCGGCGAAGCGCGGCGACTTCATCTTCTTTCCCGGTCATGTCGGCATCATGACGGATGGCGAAAACCTGCTGCATGCCAACGCCCACTGGATGGCGGTAGTGATCGAACCCCTGGCCGATGTCGTGGCGCGTTTAGCCAGCGATCACGCGCAACCTATCATTTCGCGGCGGAGGATCGGCGCGTGA